The nucleotide sequence TTGGAGCTTTCCAGGACTGTGGCCCTCAAGAGCTgacccagcaagcaatagccgtcatttcaccggctaggtaaagtatagaccagatctagcccggctatgtgtaacccaattttagcccgaaaaaccttaaatttggttgcatgttggttttttttgctaaataaagcttatatatgtatgatactccatcatgtcaaaaaagtcaataacgtttatgaggttcctgcaagtaatTGACGTAGTTTTAGTTTCTtggtgaagtatagacccaatctagtccggctatgtgtaacccatctctagcccaaaaaaactgaaatttgcttacctgtcttttttttggaaaaatacaGTATtacgctaataataataatataataataataataatatagtaatatagtattACGCTAATATCAATGCACAGGCACcatttattccaaaaatcttagacaaacaaaaacggtgtgagggagtgttacaacatttaaacacacaaaattaaacacttattaagCAAAGTTAAGAGCATTTATTGTGTACATTGCGAGTCGTCTTAATTAAATTGCCTTatgaagtcaaataaaaatgtcagtcatgagatgaaacttctgcagttctgacttttaaatcctatttgcttgtgatttcataacaagagacttaaacacaaacaccaagttaattctgtttttagaaaaTCTCTTCAAgtcaatttcagattttttattgatttatattttataaataaactttactatgttatggaaaatgtatttttttagtaaaatgagtaactgtattttgacttgtcacagtaaaatctagtataaagtaagctgatagttattattataatgcttgTCTAATATTTgtaactatttgtttttcctttgcagatatttgagtgtggctgtgtaaaatgagcagtctagcagatatgagttgcttaaacactttagactaaaacatttacactatgaccacatttgctggtttccctgtccatatgcagattgCCTATGTGCATTCACAAGCTGGATGAAGCTTTCGAGTCACATCAAAAAGAGAggattaatataaaacaatatttatgcattatccatataactgctgttgacataaagaaacattgaatataacacattgatactaaaatagttaaaataagtgaataaataattgaatttaaatgtgtaaataagtaatcagctttaagctgtaaacctctgcctaattattttttatgttaatagatgttttttttcttctagtttaatacgtaaccatcaagcatgattgtgtcctgaagacctacctcatttgaagagtctgtgcatctacctcaatgaagacttAAAGGAATATGTCGTAAGTGTGTCAACCCATCTTCCTTTCTTAAATGTATTTGGAAAACTCACAgtcacaggactgagtttgcaacacatCTCTTTTTTGAACGTTTTGggttcatgtacacttaaagggttttttttaaccagaaatgaaaacGTTTAATTATTCATGTCAtaccaaacattgatttgtcttcgaagtacaaattaagatacttcaggtgaaatctgagagctctctcattctctatagacagcaaggctcccaacttgtttaaagttcagataaaaacctaaaacatcctcaaaacagaccacatgctttcagttgtttaatcagaatatttttaagctacaagaataattttgagtgcatataaagcaaaaataacagcctttgagtttctttattctgttgaacaagatattttgaagaaagctgaatacttGTAACCATTGGTATATAACCTGTActtccatggtatgttttttacaggttttcagctttctttaaaatatcttctgtgttcaacaggaaaaaaaaagtttttatcttatttgttttgtcataactttgacatttttatatatattattttgtattgtttaatgtttttaatattgttaatgttgctttcattaataaaagctttgtttaattagtttgaatggattgcatttttgagaacctgttgatcaaaaatgttgattatgtatatgtgtatttttgttgtttaataaatgtacaaacataatcattcattagctgaaattttgatgacttgtttatgctTGGCTGTActtggacatctattagatttccactgacagcccaaatttaaccattatttagcctagaccaaaactCACCGGCTTTTAGACGTGTATATATGTAGCCGTTAAAAAGGCGTCTAAATCACGTCTAGTCTaatcttgggctatggttagacgtctattagattttcactgacagcccaaatttagccgtgatttagcctagaccaaatttcatcgtctaatagacgtatatatgtagccgtctaaacttgggctatgcttagacgtctattagattttcactgacagcccaaatttagccgtgatttagccttagacgtctaggctatgtttagacgtctaatagacgtctattagaccaaaaaatgcttgctggggagTTGACGCcacttttccttaaaacaatttTCACACGAaacaaaatttgtgtttattctccctttacttgttccaattTTACTTGGATGCCATGGTTATACAAATTTCCAGCCttcttcaaaaaatctaaataaagaaaCTTAAAAGCAACTAAAAGTTTTTTAATCACTCAGGGTGAAAAATAGTATGTAGCccacatttgtttattattgagtgaactacccctttaagtatCCCAAGTTCACTTGTGAGAGTTTAAAAAGTTAGTTTGTATTGATGCCATAAAGAACCATTTTGGTGTCCAGAAAGAACCTTTCATTACTAAAATAACATTCTAAAGACACCAAACTTTTGTGTAATGAAAATTTTCCATGGTTAAAGGTTCTTCATTGAGCATTTGAAAGGCCTTAACCTCCTaaggcttgagtgtccacatacgtggacagcacattttagctcttaagtggctatttaaaatattttgaatgttttatattttgttacagacatacagtgtcatcctgcaactgttttgcagcatatgaaatgtcccaaaccccaTTTTTAACTGTCTAAAGAGGgggaaaaatgttgtttttactctctgatagtcaaagcaagtaaaaaaaattctatgttatatacgcatttaaaaaaatcaagaaaaagtgtttcatgtaaattcggaccacgagtccacatatatggacatacaTTTTCTCTAAAAGCACATCTTATCAAAAGATGATAGATTTTTATTACAATTAGGTTCCGATAAGCCCAattagcaaagagaaataaaaaatgcattaaaaacaccttgggccttaagaggttaaaaaaaattattttttaagtgcATTTAAAAGATCTCTTGCTAAAATTGTATGGCGTGGACATACAAGGCCTTGAGGTGAGCTGTCATTGCTCCATAAAAATATGATTGCGGTAAATTAAATAACTTTCTGGACAATGCTGCTCTCTTCAGGCTAACAAAATGTATTGCTATCTCTTTTTTCAATTAAAGTgtctttttttcaaataatgaAATTATGTAGAGATCTTTAAACTTTCAAATTATTAAATACTTGCGTGTAGTCAAAGCACAAATTTGCCATATTGtttaaacaaataatgaataTTTGAACAATATTAAATACTCTACGGGTgacgcagcaagaaggttgctggttcgagccttggctgggtcagttggcgtttctgtgtggagtttgcatgttctccctgcgtttgcgtgggtttcctccaggtgctatggtttcccccacagtccaaagagatggggtacaggtgaattgggttggctaaaattgtccttggtgtatgagtgtgaatgagtgtgtgtggatgtttcccagagatgggttgcagctggaagggcattcgctgcataaaacatatgctggataagttgtcagttcattccgctgtggcgaccacagaataataaagggactaagctgaaaagaaaatgaatgaattaaacacTTTACtggcttaataaaaaaaaaaagaaactgaataaaataaatggaatgaataaattagaattaaaacattttgcataggcctattttttaaaaaggtttttacaTTTGCTAATAATTGTTATCCAGCTTTAGAGCATTAAGAAGTGGTGTACTatgatacatatttttttaagatgTACATTCATCTTAAGTTTATGAACTATTGAGAAAACATAAACCACTTaaggatattattattaatttattattttattagtataacTTTACCTAGTCTATCATAACTTGTTCTGGATGTATTGGCATTCATTTTGTGCAACTTGGTATCAGCTGAACGGATGGTACGGATTCATATTTGAAgacaatttaattatttgtatattttttattgtttttatttagatgttTATCAGATtagatgttttaaaaacattaaaagacactaaaacaattttaaaaagatctAATTAAGACAAATCCTAGAAACATCTGAACAGGAACtctgaaacattttatttaaacactATTATTTAGGCAATTTTATATTCCCAAGTAAATGTTGAAAGCCCAGTTCTAGATCAACTGTTCACATACAAAAATGCttttaataaatacagttaaTATTACAGTGCTTTATGGTAAATACTTAGAATTGGTATATTGGTATATATTTGGTTACTGTATAAAGTCTTTCTTGAAATCATATGAGTAGATGGATGGTAAGTGTATTTATCTATATGTCTGCCTCAGGCAGATCATATTTAGCTTGTTaaccaaatacataaaaaaagaactCCCACTGACCCGCTGCTGATATTTCTCTGTAATATACTGGCCTATATAGTTTCCGCATTATATCAAAGAGCTATATTAGGATATTTGTAATGCCCAGAGgccatttatatacatttaaaagcacagactatcagcagagagagaaagagagagagagagagagagagagagagagagagagagagagagagagagagaaaatgtctgtgtgtgtttgtgaatgcagTATCTTCAATAAAGCTCATCCCTCAagtaaaaacattactttaaccATCCTTGAAATTCTTCAAGAGGAATAAAAATAACCTCTCTGGCTGTCCTGCACACATTAAGCAAACATTTTGCTGCTTTTTCTTTGTTGTTAGCGAGGCAATGCCAAGGGCACAACGTCACAAGTAGACAACACACTTACACACTGTCCCAGAACTGTAAAAGCAGGTCTGGGAGATTGACTGGAGGGTCTCAAACCCACAAGATGCCTGGATACAATTACAATATACATTAATAAGAATTTTTTTCTGCGTTGTTATGGACATTTTGGaatttttagtttacatttttttgtatgatcattcgggtggcacggtggcttagtggttagcactgtcgcttcacagcaagaaggctgctgttTCTAGTCCCAGATGGAAAGAGATGGCATTTCagcgtgttcacatgggtttcctgcaagtgctccagtttcccccacaatccagacatgcgctataggttaattgaataaactaaattgaccttagtgtatgagtgtgaacgaatgtgtgtgggtgtttcccattactgggttgcagctggaagggcatccgctacgtaaaacatatgatggaatagttggtggttagtTCTGCTGTGGTAAACCtaaaactaagctgaaggaaaattaataattgaatgCATGAGCATTAATGCATttgcaaaaaaatttatattgattTTCTTATATTTCACTCATTTCTTTTATAAATCTATTATTCACTTAGATTAAAAAAGTCTATTATACActcattaaaaaaatcacataaaagtGAAATATCTAATCATAAAACATGATATATTACTAACTAGTTTCATTTAGTTTGAAAggcttgaaaaaaaaagtattttggcCATTTTTGACATTTGACCAGTGATATAAATAATAGCTTGTTTTCTGCTTTCGAacttccaaaaaaaataaataaataaattgtgctgAGTACTGATTCCTCGTCATGGTGATtggccgataccgagtaccaaaTCTGATGCTTCAAGCATTATAattcataaagcacattttcattcAATCTCGTCAGATAATTTTATTAATTCGCAGCCGTCACAGAGCAAGTATATGCAGGAGACTTACGGAGCTTCTGACAGAGGTCATACAGTTGGATGCAACACGGGCGATCGTTCTGCTTGCGTCACAGCACTGGACATACAATGGATGCAACAAAGAGCCCATCACTCGTGTGAGTTACAccaataaactgtataaacaaAGGTTGCATCGCATCTGTATGTAATTAAGCTGCTGTGACATGGTGATCATTCATCATGACACGCTCATCATTCATCTCCTCACGTGTTGTAGCTGCTGTATGTATAACCTAGGATGTATGTTTTatgtgcatcttcctctgcttgtaaacttatAAACAAAGACTTGCATTTAGTTTATAAGATCGGCAAGATTGGTGAGTACCAATCAGTCAttaaatcgtcaccttagaattataagccTCTATctcacatttttgtcaaaattgagttattgacatattcttattaaatgacaacttatttacatcatgggatgtttttttataagttgtttacattttaagactttttatttaaaaaaaaacaacaactgttacACACATGCTGTTTGCTAAATAGAATTCAAAAACTTTGAAACTCAATAATcgcaaaatcattcagaacgcagatagaaccttataattccaaggtgacgaaatgtgattatcggctgatACTGATCTCTGGccaatcgatcggagcatccctataaACAACTTTGTTCTCCGATCATTCAACCACCAGCCCCTGGGTCTTCACTTCGAGCACCTGCCCCTCGAATGGTCTCTGCACAGTCCTAATCTCAACACCCAAGCATTCTATTGTCCATTGTAAACATGCATGCTGATCTGACAAGAAAGACATATCAGTGGTcccaaactcaattcctagagggctgcagctggatttggttattgaccatttgacatgatccaggatcgtttcgttctttaaaactcatccaagagttgttgtcatagcaagagttctggtagctcaaacctactcaggagcatatatatatatatatatatatatatatatagtctcagtttaagtaaacatatttaaataaacgtaagcaatctgcactctgaaatgGAAGCACAAAAACAGTCAACAGTCACTGACTGACTGGTCTCGCGGAAGCTATATAGGGGAAtggtgattgctggtgcaggtgtgtcCAATCAGTATTCAGGTGAGAGTACTCGAGTGTGATGAGAGGTGGCAGGAGATGGAGCGATGTTTGTGAcaaatagacatgcacaatattcaacagtttttttaattgaatattaatttatGCAGTCAACATACATGTTTTGACGGCTAATAtaacggtgatttgatgcttcgcaaaagttgcagacactttTACCGATATCTAAATGCTTTTTTCGATGCAAAATTTAATTAGACAGCCAGTTATTgcttacaccgattaagaaacttgaataggcctaggctactataataaaggaaatctgctctaaatgtaaaattaaataaattgctaaatactctcgacacatgaaagtgtaaagcatgcaACCCACAAaaaaaggtggaaagttattttGTATcgtatttaacaaaccatttactaagAACttcatgtaattttgctcacatggataattgaatattaatcagatgatgccattacgctgctgtgccgtaaaccaattgttgcattgctgatcatgatttccttcacaacacacgcagcgatgtCACAtcaatttatcattttaatatgattcgTGAACTTGAAGAATCAAATTAGACAgtgatcagttatcaagattaaaagatccaggatcaaATCATCTTATATCATTTAAACAAGGTACAAAGAACGGACCtctggaattgagtttgagacccatgacataggtgtttttttatgtttttggtgcacaaaattgttcttggacatgtatgattacagttgaaccacatgaaatgttttgacacttgtttttggttccttttctgaacaACTCAGAACTGTTGCTGTCTTTGGAGGAGAGAGCTCtctaatttcatctaaaatatcttcattcgtGTTCTGACGATGAACTAAGGTCTCAGGTGTTTAGGacagcatgagggtgagtaattaataagagaatttatatttttgggtgaactagccttTCAATTATGTTTTTTGACAAGGACGTTTTGGTTCTCTGAGAAGACACcataaaataaagcattaccattaattttataattaaattggGCTTAAAATCTGCTTTGAATTTAACAATTTACTGTAGCAAGGCaccgtccacacacacacacaaagtatgaCAGAAACCTGATGGTGATGTTAACGTCATTCATACTCCAACAGTGAGGCCATTAGTACATTTCAGACACACAAAAGACAAATCTGGGTTTGTGTTTCCCTTCAGCTACGATGACGTTGATGCTTGACAACACTGAATGGCATCTCTTCAGATGTCTCATTTGAAGCCAAGTGCAACTAAAGGCATAGAAGTCACATCCACATCAGAGCAGCTCCTGCTGGATTACATCTAATGGAGTCTGACATGGCCGCAAACAGCACTTTTGTGAGTTTTGATGGTGGCATTCAACGACTTGAAGGTGAAGACACCAAACTAATCATACCAGCTATTCTCAGCACAATCAGTGGGATAGGCATTGGCGGAAATCTTTTGGTTCTCGTAGTACTAATCTACGTTTTCGCCAGCCAGAGTGCATCCGAGGCATATGTCATGCTTGCCAATTTGAGCGCAACTGATCTGTTGATACTTTCTTTGTGCGCTCCTGCACGCACAATCACATATTACAAGCAAACGTGGACACTCGGGATACTGGCTTGCAGAACTACTGAATGGATCCAACACAGCTGTCTGGCGGTCAAAGCTTTCACATTGTTGGCAACAAGTCAAGCGCACCATAACTTCCCCAGCCGTCCAGAAGACCAACTGAACTTCCGTCAGAAGAATGTTGTGATAACCCTAGCCCTCGTATGGACCCTTGCACTTTTGTTTCCAGTTCCTGACATCCTTTTCTCCAGGTTAAAGGAAGAGGGAAACATCAGTCTCTGTGTTTCTGAACTAACCTTCAACTCCCAAGATGCAATGCGAATATTCAGTAAGTTGCTGCCATTGGGCATCTACGTTCTTCCTGTCATCCTCTCTACTGTGAGCCACATCAGGAACATCTTCCTCATCAAACCAAGTTCAAACGACGAAGCTTTTCTTTCACGCCAATATGAGAATTCCTTAATGTATTTAAGCATCATTGCCATCAACACCCTCCTGATGCTTCCCGAATGGGTGTCTTGGGTATGGATGCGTCACAAATCTAGCGAAAGCTGCAAACCTTCAGCCGCTTTGCTGATTTTCGCTCAGGTGTGCGTTTATTTGAGCAGCGGCGTCTTTCCTGCTGTTCTTCTTACCATGTATGTGCCACTCAGAGAGAGTCTTGGGAATCTGTGCTCTCTGTTGGCTTGTCGACAGAGTAAGCACAGGCTTAGGAATGTCAATGAGATGCGCACGGTGGTCATGAAGGTGCTGGATGAACGGGCATGTGCAACTTTATCAGACAAGCATTCAGATGCATCCTGTCAAACTCTTCCAGATTTGGAGCATTTCTGGAGCGAACGGCGAAACACTACGGTTGCTGAGGATAGTGACCCATTACCATGGGAGAGACTTGTTCAAAGCAATGTTGAACTCCAGCCCTTGACGTCTGTTGTACCCCTGCTGGAAAATCCAGTTTAATATGCTACTGTAGATGGAAAATGATGGATGATCAAAAATGGCTAACCATCTACAAATCCACTGCCAAACTTGTCATACCATTAAAAGTTGGTcaagctgtttgtttgtttgtttgttttttgggtgGTGAGGGGAGGGATGGAGTAGCATGTTAGTTcatgaataatataattttttataaaacatgatggcaaaagtcttgtaataTTTTGGCAGCCTTGAGAGTCTGTGGATTCAAGTATTGGCTAAATGCATGTATAAAAAGTTTTTGCCCTGCATTGTTACTCAAAAAGGTTGCataaataattatgaattaaAGAATCTTATTGCCACTggtctgcttttgttttgtttgttgtatattgtataatataaatgtctgtatataaataatatatgtttatTGAGTAATAATATGTTTAACTTTTGTTGTAAGtgtatgtaaacaataaaaaatagggTTTGTTATGATGATGTgcattgtttatttcatgactttcatGCAATGTAATCCTTAAATGTAGCCACATTTCAGCATGTTTTAAACTTGTTAGGcaaaatatttacagttgaagtcagaattattagcccaccttttgattttttcaaatattttccaaattatgtttaacagaggaaggacattttcacagtatctctgtgtctgtctgtataatattttttcttctggagaaagtattatttggtttatttcggctagaataaaagcagtttttaaatttaataaaaatcattttgaggtcaaaattattagccgctttaagcatttttttttctccgataatctacagaacaaaccatcattatacaattacttgcttaaataccctatcctgcctaatgaacctagttaagcctttaaatgtacttttaagctgtatagaagtgtcttgaaaaatatctagtaaaatattatttactgtcatcatggcaaacataaaataaatcagttattagaaatgagttattaaacctattatatttagaaatgggtaaaaaaatctttaataattctgacttcaaatataatatattcatatataatttgatgcaaatataataatataatataaaatttatctaaaatttcttaataaatgaaataaatatatttacatattgtgATTTAACAGTTTCTTTTCAATCGAaatgacaaatgttttcatttgttgtgattgacaATCAGGGCTATTCCATGATTCTTTGGACATATaccacagtttttttattttataacaaacacataattaaaaaaacacatatattgctatgtttacatttatttgatatcAAAAGAATGAAAAGATAAAAAGGTCTGTGGCCAACAAACATCCTGTGAACATGTTGTATTGTGTTACGGGCTCTATTAGTGCCAAATGGATGAGTAGCTTTAGGTGCTTTTTGCATGAGGTGCTTTTACAAGATCATGGTTCGTTCAACTAAAAGCCTCCTTTTGGTTACCACAAATTACACTCTGacatttactttctctttctctcttttactTTTCTATTTATGTTTTTGAGAATTCAACATACTGTGTGTGAAATGCAATATGAAGACAGCCCTTAAAAACATGCAACACTAATAAAActagagtttttttgttttttgcatcaaTAACCTATAGCAGTTTAGCAGATTTGTTTGATGCAGGCGTCTCTATTATAGTTACATACATTTCTTGACACACCAGTCAAATGTAGTATATTCAGAATGTCTTCCATTTACTAAAGAGAGTATGAATAGGAAGAGTTCAGtgctacatttacaaaatataaagttCTGAATGTATTTTTACTGAATGGGTAAGCTAAACAGAAGTCCGATGATTTGTTAGATGGTATTCTACCTTTAGTGGCTAATATGTACATGATTGCATATTGCAGACAGTTGCTCAATGAGAGGTTTACTGTAGCCTGAGGAGACATGCACATGTTATTCATATATTTTCTACAGTATCATATCTATTACCAGTCAATAGAGTGAAAAGAGTCAGTCGGAAGAA is from Danio aesculapii chromosome 13, fDanAes4.1, whole genome shotgun sequence and encodes:
- the LOC130240074 gene encoding G-protein coupled receptor 151, which gives rise to MAANSTFVSFDGGIQRLEGEDTKLIIPAILSTISGIGIGGNLLVLVVLIYVFASQSASEAYVMLANLSATDLLILSLCAPARTITYYKQTWTLGILACRTTEWIQHSCLAVKAFTLLATSQAHHNFPSRPEDQLNFRQKNVVITLALVWTLALLFPVPDILFSRLKEEGNISLCVSELTFNSQDAMRIFSKLLPLGIYVLPVILSTVSHIRNIFLIKPSSNDEAFLSRQYENSLMYLSIIAINTLLMLPEWVSWVWMRHKSSESCKPSAALLIFAQVCVYLSSGVFPAVLLTMYVPLRESLGNLCSLLACRQSKHRLRNVNEMRTVVMKVLDERACATLSDKHSDASCQTLPDLEHFWSERRNTTVAEDSDPLPWERLVQSNVELQPLTSVVPLLENPV